In one Corynebacterium bovis DSM 20582 = CIP 54.80 genomic region, the following are encoded:
- a CDS encoding cytochrome c biogenesis CcdA family protein, which produces MSGIGQTFADTAADGPIILALLAAAVAGVVSFASPCVIPLVPGYISYLAGVVGAQTEYTKAGTLVTARRSRAAGAALLFVAGFTVVFVLATATVFGAIRALQLNQELLMRVGGVVTILMGVVFMGFIRPLQTDTRAVPRAWSTVAGAPLLGGVFALGWTPCLGPTLASIISVSTGTAGMTAVRGVTLIVAYCLGLGLPFVLVALGSSRALRGVGWLRRNSRTIQLVGGALLVLVGVLLVTGQWAVFVDWIRQWFISDTTLPV; this is translated from the coding sequence ATGAGCGGCATCGGGCAGACCTTCGCGGACACGGCGGCCGACGGGCCGATCATCCTCGCGCTCCTCGCGGCGGCCGTCGCGGGCGTGGTGTCCTTCGCCTCGCCGTGCGTCATCCCGCTCGTCCCCGGGTACATCTCGTACCTCGCCGGGGTCGTCGGCGCGCAGACGGAGTACACGAAGGCCGGCACGCTCGTCACGGCCCGGCGGTCGCGGGCGGCGGGGGCGGCGCTGCTGTTCGTCGCCGGCTTCACGGTCGTGTTCGTCCTCGCGACGGCGACGGTCTTCGGGGCGATCCGCGCGCTCCAGCTCAACCAGGAGCTGCTCATGCGCGTCGGCGGCGTCGTGACGATCCTCATGGGCGTCGTGTTCATGGGCTTCATCCGGCCGCTGCAGACGGACACGCGGGCGGTGCCCCGGGCGTGGTCGACGGTCGCCGGTGCCCCGCTGCTGGGAGGGGTGTTCGCCCTCGGCTGGACCCCCTGCCTGGGGCCGACGCTCGCCTCCATCATCTCCGTCTCCACGGGCACGGCCGGCATGACGGCGGTGCGGGGCGTCACCCTCATCGTCGCGTACTGCCTGGGCCTCGGCCTGCCGTTCGTCCTCGTCGCGCTCGGGTCGTCCCGGGCGTTGCGCGGGGTCGGGTGGCTGCGCCGGAACTCGCGGACGATCCAGCTCGTCGGCGGGGCGTTGCTCGTGCTCGTCGGCGTGCTGCTCGTGACCGGGCAGTGGGCCGTGTTCGTGGACTGGATCCGGCAGTGGTTCATCTCGGACACGACGTTGCCCGTGTGA